tcgaacccgggggaggcaaactagacttttgcggagggattcgatttggaaggaattggattcggaaatgaactcgacgatagatcggagatttagatcttgagatggcacggacactagacaacaatcaaagaaaccaatttcgcaattagggtttttaagagataattttcccgctaggcgccacgacggaacgggcgctacaattCCTTAATCAGAAAACAACACTGCCGCATATAGTTACTTGGTTTACTCGTTGTTAAAATGATGAAAGGAGGAGGAAAACAAATGAAGGGAAGACagaagaggagaaaaagaaagtcACCAGAATTCTCTCTTCCGTCAGTCTCAGCGCGGTCGATCGTCCGGAGATGCGACGGCGTTTTCACGATGTAACCTGCCTAATTTCTCGAGAACCTTCGCTCAATCATTCACCGGGACTACGTCGATGAGTCGATCGACTCTGCACGCCTATCTCGGGCCTTACAGATTGCACCGTGTGCATACGATCGCCTGTACATATAGTGGGGGCCTGATTAGGATGCTGGAGGAGATATATGCACTGCAGTTTTGAACAGTTGCACAGGGCCTTCAAATTTGAGAAGACTCTTCAGCAAATCAAGCGGTTCTACCGTGCACCGTGCTCTTTTGACAGGGAGCTCCAGGcgatattttctttttcagaagTACTAAGATCTATTATACTGACTCTAGTACAAAGTGTTCGTACTACACTAGTACTACTGCCAATTGTCTTGCACAAATGGTCCATTGCAGCTCACTCTGCCATGCTACGTACGGAATAGTAACATGTTATTCACGCACTTTTCACATGTATGGCACGTACAATGTGTCAAATTTCAGGTACAGATAACTTACTGAGAAATTTGTATATACCTGTTATATGAACTCATCTATATCACATTTGTTAGGAAACCCTCATAATCTtagtcaccttttttttttacaaaacctACTATACACCTTCCCAACGTGAGCGCCGCAAACATCAACACCATCGCTGCCACCGCCTCCTTACCCCTAGTGTGTCGCCACACGGTCTCACCTGCTGGTTGGAAGACACCAATGGCATTGGCAAGGCCCCTCGGCTGGTTTCCTCCCTATCTCCACTCTCTGACTCTGCCCTCCCCTGCCCTATGTTCCTTCTCAAGCCGGCGGCAATAAGGTGCCCCTGCTCCACCATCTTCCATGTCTCTAGTGGCTATCTGTCGTTGGATCCGTCACCCCCCGATTGCCGCCTCCTAACCAGTGGGTTTGTTTTGCCCCTGTCAGTCATCCTCCGTCACACACGGTTATCTCTCTAAGCTTTGGGAAaacccttcctcttcctcctcctcctaccccCTCccatcccaaaaataacctAGAACCCTAACTGATGGGGGGACGTTGCTGCCTTGCTAGAGCTAGAGGAGAAGAAAGCCGACACAAATCTTGGCATGGACCCTATGGTCTGAAATTCGACGAAAATCTTTCCAAATTTCTGCCATATGAAGGTTAGCGATTCCGTAAAAATTATGAATGAGCCTGTACAATTTACCTAAATGGATGGTCCGGATTTGGAACTTATCTACCCTTAAGGATGGTCAAAATTCTCATGGTTACACGAAGAATGTCAAATACACTCACACATCTCGCTAAGGAAAAACAGAACAGCCAATCAGAGCATAAATTTCAAACTTTTCTTGAAAACTCAAGCAATTTTTCACTGATAttggacaattttttttatcaaccaTAATCACTAGTGTCACAAACACCTTGAAATTCAAATACATTCAAAACTTTTGTCCAAAAGCACATCCGACCGGGGGACCTCAAGAtagaaccgaaatttcaaattttcaaccGAAATTTATGAACTAGATGAGAGTGATGCGTAAGGGGGACCATCAGGGAGCAAACAACCGTGACCGAATTGCATAGGAGTTATGGCTGATCACTTGAGAAATTAACCATCCATTCCCGGTTTCCCTCCAATATTGCACCCATCCATCATCCACCAGGGATGATACCGTTGCCGTTGCTCTAAAAAACGTTAAAACAGCGGCAGGCAACACGACAGCACATCGCATCGTACGTACGTCGTTCGTCCCGCTCTCCTCCGTCGTCCTCCCTGCCCACCGTCCCCCACACCCACTCCCCGCCGTCACGTCCTTCCAGAACCACCTCCACGACTCTTCCAATCCCCCGCTATAAGACGCTTCTCCACTCACCACTGCAACCCTCACCCAGCCAGCTCGAGCGAGCGAAGCCAGCAGCAGAAGCAGTAGAGAGAAAGTAGAGAgatggaggggaaggaggaggatgtCCGGCTGGGAGCCAACAAGTTCTCGGAGAGGCAGCCGATCGGCACGGCGGCGCAGGGCTCCGACGACAAGGACTAcaaggagccgccgccggcgccgctgttCGAGCCAGGGGAGCTCAAGTCGTGGTCCTTCTACCGCGCAGGGATCGCCGAGTTCATGGCCACCTTCCTCTTCCTTTACATCACCGTCCTCACCGTCATGGGGGTCAACAACTCCACCTCCAAGTGCGCCACCGTCGGCATCCAGGGCATCGCCTGGTCCTTCGGCGGCATGATCTTCGCCCTCGTCTACTGCACCGCCGGCATCTCCGGCGGCCACATCAACCCGGCCGTCACCTTCGGCCTCTTCCTCGCCAGGAAGCTGTCCCTCACCAGGGCCCTCTTCTACATGGTGATGCAGTGCCTCGGCGCCATCTGTGGCGCCGGCGTCGTCAAGGGCTTCCAGAAGGGCCTGTACgagaccaccggcggcggcgccaacgtCGTCGCGCCCGGCTACACCAAGGGCGACGGCCTCGGCGCCGAGATCGTCGGCACCTTCATCCTCGTCTACACCGTCTTCTCCGCCACCGACGCCAAGAGGAACGCCAGGGACTCCCACGTTCCGGTTAGTATACCAACTACTACTGCAGTAAAGATTCAGAGATGGAAGTATTTTTACTGTTTTCTGAGTGATtgatttttgttttaatttgcGCGATCTTCCACAGATCCTTGCCCCACTGCCAATCGGGTTTGCGGTGTTCTTGGTTCACCTGGCCACCATCCCCATCACCGGCACCGGCATCAACCCAGCGAGGAGCCTTGGCGCTGCCATCATCTACAACAGGGGCCATGCCTGGGATGACCATGTGAGTTTAAATTCACTGAAACCAACCCCTTTCTCCCTCCTTACAtgtagaaatatatatatatatatatatatatatatatatatatatatatatatatatatatatatatttgacagTTCGATTTGCATCATCTGTTAATGCGCAGTAACTTAAAATTGATGCACAAAGGTATTCTAGGAATATATAGGATAGCTGGTTGTAGTAAAAGAAGAACCTTGTATCTGATAACTGATGCCATATCCCCATGTTGAAATTATATGTGATATTACTTAACTGCTAGCAATAATTCAGTAGCTCTGTAGCTGTAGCTGACTTCTATAGGTGCAAGCATGGTGAGGTAGCATTTGTTGCTTATTTAATTATAGATAGGCTTAGCTTAACACCCTCATCTGAAGGGAAATGTTGAGGGACTAGTTTCAGTGTAGCAGGCAACTGCTACCATCTCTGACAATGACTCAATTGGCTATTACTGTATGATAAGTCTACATCATTAGTGAGGACATGATTGAGCAATGGCACTTAATTACAAGCACTAACTCCCGCTGCAATTTGCTGGTTCTGCAGTGGATCTTCTGGGTTGGCCCCTTCATTGGCGCTGCCCTTGCTGCCATCTACCACCAGGTGGTCATCAGGGCAATTCCATTCAAGAGCAGGTCGTAACCTGCATCAGCTATTATCACTGTCAAGATGCCAATCCAGAGCAAGCTGTTTCTGATGGGCGCGGCTGTTTCCCGCTGCCTGCTTTGTTAGTAATTATTGTGGAGTCGACGTTCCTCTTCAAGTTTGTTGTACTACTGTTTTTATCTGAACACAGACTTGTAATTTCAGTACTCAGTTGTGTATCCCTCTTTTACTATGTGCAAATTAAGCTATCCTCCTCCTATTGGAGTTCGGTTCAGCTGCCATCTTTCTGCAATTGCCAACACGGCTATCCACAAAACCTTAACATCAAAAGGGATAAGGCATAGTGGGTGTCGAGAAGAATAATCATTGGGTTCCAAATTGAGACGAAACCTCTCTTTCTGAGCTATCTGTCACACTTGCATCATCGAGATCGTGATGCTATTCAGCCTACTCCAATCTGCCAGCACACCTGGGCTGTGGTTGGCAGCTTGTGGATGGAGTAACATCTCGGCGAATTGAGGTTGGTGGTGACGGCCGAGAGGACAATGATGTGAGTCATTGCCCGTTGGCAATTGGGGTTGGGGCTGTGTGTGTGGGCGCTCTGGTCCTAAACGCAACACTACAAAAACTTACACCGTGGCACATGCCGTGCTGATTGTTTGGTTCTTGCAAACAGCCTAGCTGCGGAAgatctctccccctttttaccTTCCCCTTTGTTTACATTTTGGTTCATGTTTGCGGCCACTGCACGGTGGCTTGGTACGATGAACCCCCCCGTGTGCCCACAGACAGACCGCACTGATTTGGCCGGAACCTGAAGAGGAGGTATTGCGTTGTTTGCAAGGTTTCGCTGGCTGGACCTCTGTCTTCTGGGGACCGCTCCAATGCCAGCAAACGGCTCAGTGAAGAGGACCAGATCACCGATCCAACATAAATTGCAAGAGATACCGCCTCGTCTCTGTGCATGTGGGCTTCACGGATCATCAATTCACCATGACCTGATGATGATAAGCAGCTGCTACATTGTTAGCTGCACGGTTCAAGCTTGTAAGAACTAAGCATACAAGTCTCAGTAACAACTGCAAGAAAGTCTACACATTAATTAGGTAATGGTTATAGTCTTATAGATAGCTCACGGTGCAGATCTGAAGAACATGTACATGCGGGAGAAGCTAGTTTAACCAAGGATCTGATTCTTTGTATAAATTTCCAGAGTAACTGGTACAGTGAATAAGTTGGCTCATTGGCTGAGTTCTGCTACAAAATACTTTCAGTATGCAGTTTGACTTGCAGCAGTAGTTTCAACCTCAGGTGAGATATTGTGTGAGAGAGGATACTGAATGGCTGGACTGTTTCTCCTGTGCAAAATCTTGGCTCTTAGTTGAGGTTCCTCTGTACAATGGCATCAGGACGCcaagaagaaaatagaaaattaaGTTACATATAAAGGCAAGAGGAGTATACATGCGGCGAACTACTACTTCGGAGGTCCTTCAATCTGTAGGGTACCAATATACAGTCTTGTCATTTGACAGATGTTAGTACGCCAATTGTAGTATGCTTCCGGGAGTTCTGCCTAACAGGAATGGACGATATCTGCTATTTACATTGAACAAAATTAGTAAGAGCTATTGGTCAAGACAAACTTCAGTGTCCTGAAAATAAATATAACGACTGAAGCAAAAGGTTCAAATGTGGATTCTGAACTCTCAAAGTGCCTGATTCACCTGAGATTCTATAAGCTGCTAACAGGTGAAGTGCTTCAGAACTACACCGAACAAAGATTATACACAGCAAGGCAGCAAGATAATAgacagcaaggcagcaagccccaTGCCAGcaattaggaaaaaaatgtcACTAGCCAGTAGTGCTACCATCTGAGCTGGGAtcagagtttttcttttcttttcttttggccACGTTGAGTTTACAAGCTCAGGAAACAACATTGTGAGCCATGTTGCTTTGACGTTTAAAGGGAGTGAATCTAGCAACTAGAATGCCAATAAACCAGTTCTTAATCTAATAGTAAGTGACTAAAGCTGCAAATGATGTAGGACAGTCTTGACTTAACGTATAATAGAAAGTTATGAATTGTGACAAGTGACCATGCATACCTTTGCCAACTTGAATTGTGTTGATGACAACAAAGATTCCATCCATTGCCAACTTTAGCTTCTACAGACATTAGTGATTTTCTTTTCCTCATACTATGATACACTTCAAGCCATCGGATGGCTAAAAAGCAGCCAAACCACCAGTTACCTTTCGAAGCTCCAAAAAATGCCATCTGAATACTGATTCTTGATATTAGTTACCATGCTTGAGTCCAAGGTGTGGAGATCCAGACGTCAAGTCTAATGAAGGATTTAGTTTCACATGATCCACAAAGGCATGATGTGTGAAACGTTCAGATGGTGACAGCTTATCACGCAAATCAAAAACATTTCCAAGTCTCTTTCCAAACTGAGGGCTTAGAATGTCAGCTTCAGATACCACCCTCTCCTGAAGCCCCTGAGAGACTTGATGCACTCGAATAAATTGCCCAAGATCAGGATCTGTAGGCCGGCTGGCAAAGAGATCATCCGGGCTTCTTGATGGGATTGCAAATCCCTCGTTGCTGTAGGTTGATTGCTTCAGATGGTTAAAAGGAATAGCACCATTACCACCAGACAGAGGCGTGGAGGTGCCTGAAGTAGTTCTGGGGCTTGAAATAGGAGAAGGTGACATTCTGCCATTGGAATGTTGTGGGGACCTTGATTTTAGCAAAGGACTTCCACATGGAGAAACTGGACAAGATATATTGCTTCGTATACGGATATCACTGTAAAGTTATTTAAGGATTAGAGGCTGCACATATATAGGGAAGTTCACCGCAAATCATTTTCCAGGTAAGACTGAGTTTCACTGAAGAGAACACAAGTTACTACCATATGGCTAGTGGTGAGATACTCATTCATACTAGTGCTAGGATACTCATTCAACTTAGATTAGCCATTTTTTTAACAGATAATACTTTGTACTTGCTTTATTGCACACATTGTTTGGACTTAGGACTAATACTATTAATAAACACAAATTGGGAAATGATGTACCTGTGTTTTGAAGAAAATTTTGCACCTCTTCTCTGGTAAATTGTCTGACCCTCCAATCCCAATGAGGAAATATTTCTTGTATGCGCAGCCATCTGAAAACTCAAATAATACCAAGCAAAGTGAACAGGCCATGAATTATCCATGTAACCATGTTATGTCAGTTATGGCAGTATTCAAGTGGTACCTTGGCGCTCGATCTACAAGATATAACAGCCAAATGTTCCAATGGTTCAGAAAGAACAGATTTCTCTAGTGATACTGCTTTTTGAACAAATGGGTGCTGCAAAAGCTCCATTGCAGTGGGACGTTGAGAAGGATCACGTTGCAGGCACTTTCTGATGAAGTCCTTGCCTGGCTCTGAAAGGTGATCTGGTATTGGTGGAAGTTCCTTGCTATTTCCGATCTTGAACATTGCAGCAATCTGCAGGAAAGAAAAGAGGGGAAATGTTCATGCCAAAGTTGCTTCGGTGAAACTTCCAAGTCTCATTACGAGTCAAAAGAAGGAAGTCTTTACATTTCAAGCACCTTtcataaaattgcatgcaagtAAATGATCTTTCAACATTCTACATCAGACAGTGATAAATTCTTAAAGAATTCATGAAAAGAACATTTCCATATCCCATTCACTCATGGCGAAAATCACCATAATTAGGTTATCTATATTATAGAACAAATAAACTGTGCCTCAGAAGTATAATACTAACCCCTTCATACTGGCTCCATGGCGGTTTCGATGTAGCCATCTCCAGGACAGTGCATCCCAAACTCCATATGTCAACAGCTAGGTTGCACCCATTTGAGTTTTTTATAACCTGCGTATGTGTTGCATAGTATGTGATGTACAGAAATGGCAATAAGATATGcatgaaacaaaaaattaaCAAGTAAAGATTTTCAGTGATACCTCTGGAGCCATCCAATATGGACTACCCTTAAAGGAGAAAGGACACTGCTGCCCATTGATCTGCATAAAGACACATTTAATACGTATTAATGAGTAAAATACTTCCACATTATACAAAAGGCATTTTGTAACTTATCAGGAGTGAGGGGGCTAGCAAGGTTTCAAGCACCCTTAACAGCAGTACTCAATCAATGCATTAACCAGTGACAGGAGCTACAAGATCAAGTTGATATAGATActgctatatattttttgaagaGCTCGATATAATTCAAACAGTTGTGACTATGATATGAGGCATAGATGCAGAAATGGAATGACACGGAAAATAAAGTTCAATTGACAAAAGTCATTTTCAAAAAATTAAAGTGGGCAGAAAAACTTACATGTTTTGCCATTCCAAAATCTGCAAGCTTAACACGACCACTAGGATCTACTAGTATATTTGCACCTTTAATATCCCTGCAAAATTGTGATGAACAGGACTTATAATTACACCATAATTCCACCGATACAAACAAAccaaagaaaagagagaaaaccaAAGAAATTGCTACCTATGGACTGTATTCTTCGCATGCAAATAAGCCAACCCTGAAAGTATCTGCTGTGTGTAGCTGCGTATTGCTTGTTCACCAAGCTGTCCATACTCTTGTAGAAGTTTATGGATAGATCCACCAGATACATACTCCAAGTATATATAAAGCTTATCATCAACCTGTATTGGGGCACAAATAATAAGTGaagccaaaaaagaaaatcaaaagtGGTACATAAATAACTCATTAATGAAATCCTAGATGCTATCATGCAACTTCTTGTTACCCTTGGTAAagggaggaaaaaaataattatataatgaCCAAACAGGAAACAATAATTGAGTTAATGGTTCCAAGCAAAGGAAAACCTAGCCTATGTAAACAGACTGAAGGCAGCATTTATACCGTTTCTGATCCATAGTATTGTACGATATTTGGATGCTGTAGGCGGCTCAATAGTGATATTTCCtgagaaacaaaaaaagaaaaacagggaATCATATATTGAACAGGAAAAGACATAATCTGAACTTCTTTTGCAACTGTAGGTTAAAGCACAATCAACAGACTATACCTGCCCCAACTGCTTTGCACTTTCCTTTGATTTAGGATCATCCAAGAATAGGGTAACTTCTTTCATCGCACACATTTCACCACTATCACTGATATAAATGGTAAAACCACATTAGGAGGACAAATCATTGTGGGGACACCGAAGTTACATGGCCCCAATCCCCTCCCCCAGAATAGAGAACAGTAAGATAGCCAAAATAGAGCTATATTCCGAGTTACATGGTGTCTTAGCTAAGATCTTACAAAAATTCCAAGATGCTTAGTATATTCATAGTACgtcatatgattttttaaaaaaaaatgaaatttcaAAGTTAGGAATATTCTTACCTGTTAAAGCCAACATATACATGACCAAATGTTCCACGGCCAATTAGCTTCCCCTTCTTCCATCGTGACCCAGGACTTGGTGGATTCTCAGTTCTACCAGGGCTGCGAGGTACTGAAATAGGACTAGTTGGAGTGGAGTTATTTGGATGAAATGAACTGTGAGAGATGCTCAGTGGTGGTAGGGGAAGTTTGTGAGTTTGCTTCTTCTTCCCATCATCATGACGGTTTGTTGGAGATTCAGGGGCCATCCCTCCAGACCTTGGATGCAATGGTGAAACACTTCCACTATGCACCCTCGAACTAGGGCCAGGACTTGTCATTCTTGGACTTGGAATTGGTGAACACTCTGGGCTACTTCTGCTGGGCTGCCAAAAGAGCTGGGCTAGCATATCACCACCCACAGAATTATGCCCAGATGTTTGCCCTGAACCTGGACTGGAACATTGACCAGATCCAACAAAAGTTACATCTGTGTGAGGTTTCACTGCCCAAAAGGCCGAAGTTGGAATATGATCAGGACATATTCTTCTTGGACTTCTAGAAGGACTTGACATCAAACTATTGGGAGCACTATCCAGAACTAATGGGCGGGGATTTTGTAAATTGGATTGGTAACTGTCAGCTGCGACACCCCTTGGTGATGTGGATAATATATGGCTACCATGTACTTGATTAGCTGGTCTGTGTATCTCCTTCATATTCTTTGCCGTAATAGGTCCAGGACATTCTTTGCGCGCATTACTTCAGAAAGAGAACAAAAGACATGTAAGAGCATGTTTAAATGAAGAGCTGCATAAAGAATGCACGACAGTAAGAAGCATACCTTGACTTGTTCTTTAAAGTAACAAGTGTTGCATTTTCGGCATCATTTCCAACAGGACTCTGAAGCTGAGAATCCCCATGATCATCACTATCAGAACAGTTACTAGAGGGAGAAGCAACCACTATTTCTGAAACAACCTCACTATTTCCATGCCTCCTCGGAGGCCGGTTGGGTTTAGGGAGTGGTAGAAGCAGTGGTGGCTTGCCACGTTTTTCCAATATGGGCTTTGATTCAGTGATATCAGAAACAGTCCGAGTCACTGGAGGACGTACTCCAGGAATAGGGAGGGGATGGGCATGTGGTCTATCAGCTGAAAAGCTTTGGCAGCGAGAAACTTCTTTTGACGGTGAAGTAGGACGTGACACTGTGGTAGATCGGCAGCTTTTTTCAACAGATGAATCATTGCCACGTCTACAACTCCGTTTCGACTTCGTGCTTCCCTTTTGATCATTTGGACTTATCAACCGATGAAATGTATCGATGAGGTTTTCTTTTGTGGTTTTCTTAGCATCTTTTGAGAAAGACTTCCCCCACCATGGTGGCATATTGAATATGAAATAATTTGTGGTATGTCTAATTGGCTAGGTACTAATCACGGTGTTATTCAAGCTGATAATTACCATATTCTGCCAATCAGATTAACATGTGTAGCGCACGATTTTCTTAACAACCCATATAGAACCCCCAGCTTCCGCAATGCACTGGCAATGGAGCTAGAAGCAGACAAATTGATGACCACAAGGTGGTGTCAGGCACCTTCTTTACCCCCAAAAGGCTGAAATACATATGGTAACAGACATTTTAGCATTTACTATTAATGAAAAAATTGCAGGATAAAAACAATGGGTTATTCCATTTATGTTTTTCCTAGGTAATTAGTGTGATTCAACACCAGAAACAGACTGCCCATAGCATTATGAGTGTTTTATGATTATTCTTTCAACTCAATCTTTAATCAGTAAAAGCAACCATTGCAAACTCAATGCAAAATGAACTACAATTATAAGAAGAATCTTTTTTATTGCTTAACCACACCAATCGCTTATTTAAGCCAGTC
This window of the Oryza sativa Japonica Group chromosome 4, ASM3414082v1 genome carries:
- the LOC9270874 gene encoding probable aquaporin PIP1-2; translated protein: MEGKEEDVRLGANKFSERQPIGTAAQGSDDKDYKEPPPAPLFEPGELKSWSFYRAGIAEFMATFLFLYITVLTVMGVNNSTSKCATVGIQGIAWSFGGMIFALVYCTAGISGGHINPAVTFGLFLARKLSLTRALFYMVMQCLGAICGAGVVKGFQKGLYETTGGGANVVAPGYTKGDGLGAEIVGTFILVYTVFSATDAKRNARDSHVPILAPLPIGFAVFLVHLATIPITGTGINPARSLGAAIIYNRGHAWDDHWIFWVGPFIGAALAAIYHQVVIRAIPFKSRS
- the LOC4336647 gene encoding mitogen-activated protein kinase kinase kinase YODA, producing the protein MPPWWGKSFSKDAKKTTKENLIDTFHRLISPNDQKGSTKSKRSCRRGNDSSVEKSCRSTTVSRPTSPSKEVSRCQSFSADRPHAHPLPIPGVRPPVTRTVSDITESKPILEKRGKPPLLLPLPKPNRPPRRHGNSEVVSEIVVASPSSNCSDSDDHGDSQLQSPVGNDAENATLVTLKNKSSNARKECPGPITAKNMKEIHRPANQVHGSHILSTSPRGVAADSYQSNLQNPRPLVLDSAPNSLMSSPSRSPRRICPDHIPTSAFWAVKPHTDVTFVGSGQCSSPGSGQTSGHNSVGGDMLAQLFWQPSRSSPECSPIPSPRMTSPGPSSRVHSGSVSPLHPRSGGMAPESPTNRHDDGKKKQTHKLPLPPLSISHSSFHPNNSTPTSPISVPRSPGRTENPPSPGSRWKKGKLIGRGTFGHVYVGFNSDSGEMCAMKEVTLFLDDPKSKESAKQLGQEISLLSRLQHPNIVQYYGSETVDDKLYIYLEYVSGGSIHKLLQEYGQLGEQAIRSYTQQILSGLAYLHAKNTVHRDIKGANILVDPSGRVKLADFGMAKHINGQQCPFSFKGSPYWMAPEVIKNSNGCNLAVDIWSLGCTVLEMATSKPPWSQYEGIAAMFKIGNSKELPPIPDHLSEPGKDFIRKCLQRDPSQRPTAMELLQHPFVQKAVSLEKSVLSEPLEHLAVISCRSSAKMAAHTRNISSLGLEGQTIYQRRGAKFSSKHSDIRIRSNISCPVSPCGSPLLKSRSPQHSNGRMSPSPISSPRTTSGTSTPLSGGNGAIPFNHLKQSTYSNEGFAIPSRSPDDLFASRPTDPDLGQFIRVHQVSQGLQERVVSEADILSPQFGKRLGNVFDLRDKLSPSERFTHHAFVDHVKLNPSLDLTSGSPHLGLKHGN